In one window of Burkholderia sp. NRF60-BP8 DNA:
- a CDS encoding TonB family protein has protein sequence MEMTYNGGPPQKGPGRFVKPVALALVLAGLAALIWHFAGDTAGVKRASAPQVTTVIPLPPPPPPPKQKPPPEKVKEEVKTPVERPTIAPKPSEAPKPSDNQPKQMTMNAPAQAGTDSFNIGAGDGSGMVGSGGGGKFGNASYAQYMVYVLQRAIEQDKGVQEVGGARFAGSLNLWMDASGRITKVTVAQSTGDAKIDAAVVAAVEALGKVDEVPPPATSYPVLVKLQGRKPA, from the coding sequence ATGGAAATGACCTACAACGGCGGCCCGCCGCAGAAAGGCCCCGGCCGTTTCGTGAAGCCGGTTGCGCTCGCGCTCGTGCTCGCCGGGCTCGCCGCGCTGATCTGGCATTTCGCGGGGGACACCGCGGGCGTGAAGCGCGCGAGCGCGCCGCAGGTGACGACGGTGATCCCGTTGCCGCCGCCCCCGCCGCCGCCGAAGCAGAAGCCGCCGCCCGAGAAGGTGAAGGAAGAGGTCAAGACGCCGGTCGAGCGGCCGACGATCGCGCCGAAGCCGTCCGAGGCGCCGAAGCCGTCGGACAACCAGCCGAAGCAGATGACGATGAACGCGCCCGCGCAGGCCGGCACCGACAGCTTCAACATCGGCGCGGGCGACGGCTCGGGCATGGTCGGCAGCGGCGGGGGCGGCAAGTTCGGCAACGCGAGCTATGCGCAGTACATGGTGTACGTGCTGCAGCGCGCGATCGAACAGGACAAGGGCGTGCAGGAGGTCGGCGGCGCGCGGTTCGCCGGCAGCCTGAACCTGTGGATGGATGCGTCGGGGCGGATCACGAAGGTGACGGTCGCGCAGTCGACCGGCGACGCGAAGATCGATGCGGCGGTCGTCGCGGCGGTCGAGGCGCTCGGCAAGGTCGACGAAGTGCCGCCGCCGGCGACGTCGTACCCGGTGCTCGTCAAGCTCCAGGGACGCAAGCCGGCATGA
- a CDS encoding ExbD/TolR family protein encodes MQVQDDDKPYDDINITPMLDLAYVLLIIFIIMTTASVQGIKVDLPKASSSASLAKPKTKAITVADSGQVFLDAYPVTMDELESRLRTEKATNPEFPIVLKGDAAVQYQKVMDVLDLLRRLDLSQVGLVTGKAKQGG; translated from the coding sequence ATGCAGGTTCAGGACGACGACAAGCCGTACGACGACATCAACATCACGCCGATGCTCGACCTCGCGTACGTGCTGCTGATCATCTTCATCATCATGACGACCGCGTCGGTGCAGGGCATCAAGGTCGACCTGCCGAAGGCGAGCTCGTCCGCGAGCCTCGCGAAACCGAAGACGAAGGCGATCACGGTCGCCGATTCGGGGCAGGTGTTCCTCGACGCGTATCCGGTGACGATGGACGAGCTCGAAAGCCGCTTGCGCACCGAGAAGGCGACCAATCCGGAATTCCCGATCGTGCTGAAGGGCGACGCAGCCGTGCAGTACCAGAAGGTCATGGACGTGCTCGACCTGCTGCGCCGGCTCGACCTGTCGCAGGTCGGGCTCGTGACCGGCAAGGCGAAGCAGGGCGGCTGA
- a CDS encoding TIGR03032 family protein, translated as MTVEQFEEIRPAGETDAPTDDVSARQAEALSPVINLRDTGRFLQVLEALGCSLAVSRRPSGVAVIGVDDGVPTLSACLLPRSMGMAVSGKRLAIATMHELMVFANVSTLAPRYPARPDHYDAMFVPRMAYYTGDLDLHDMAFDKHIVLAVNTRYSCISVIDGYFNFTPIWQPPFVTETVPDDRCHLNGMAFADGKVRFATALGMSNEPFGWRSGMADGGIVMEVPSGRIVASGLSMPHSPRVIGGRLHVLEGGRGHVLQIDPQSGARRVLAKLPGFTHGLAEYGGVLFVGLSKLRDKRGPQGLPIESESDALVAGVAALDANTGDVLGILQFFNGVDEIFDVQVIPNVRRAEILSPHQWAETPSIVTMQGGFWQTRPREDDEPAKAAERAR; from the coding sequence ATGACAGTGGAACAGTTCGAGGAAATCCGGCCGGCGGGCGAAACCGATGCGCCGACGGACGACGTATCGGCGCGGCAGGCGGAAGCGTTGTCGCCAGTCATCAACCTGCGCGACACCGGGCGCTTCCTGCAGGTGCTCGAGGCGCTCGGGTGCTCGCTGGCCGTGAGCCGCCGCCCGTCCGGCGTGGCCGTGATCGGCGTCGACGACGGCGTGCCCACGCTGTCCGCGTGCCTGTTGCCGCGCTCGATGGGGATGGCCGTGTCGGGCAAGCGGCTCGCGATCGCGACGATGCACGAGCTGATGGTGTTCGCGAACGTATCGACGCTCGCGCCGCGCTATCCTGCTCGACCGGATCACTACGACGCGATGTTCGTGCCGCGCATGGCCTATTACACGGGCGATCTCGACCTGCACGACATGGCGTTCGACAAGCACATCGTGCTCGCGGTCAACACACGCTATTCCTGCATCAGCGTGATCGACGGCTATTTCAACTTCACGCCGATCTGGCAGCCGCCGTTCGTGACGGAGACCGTGCCGGACGATCGCTGCCACCTGAACGGCATGGCGTTCGCCGACGGCAAGGTGCGGTTCGCGACGGCGCTCGGCATGAGCAACGAGCCGTTCGGCTGGCGCAGCGGGATGGCCGACGGCGGCATCGTGATGGAGGTGCCGTCCGGCCGGATCGTCGCATCGGGGCTGTCGATGCCGCATTCGCCGCGCGTGATCGGCGGACGCCTGCACGTGCTCGAAGGCGGCCGCGGCCACGTGCTGCAGATCGATCCGCAGTCGGGCGCGCGGCGCGTGCTCGCGAAACTGCCGGGCTTCACGCACGGTCTCGCCGAATACGGGGGCGTGCTGTTCGTCGGGCTGTCGAAGTTGCGCGACAAACGCGGCCCGCAGGGGCTGCCGATCGAAAGCGAATCGGATGCGCTGGTCGCGGGGGTCGCCGCGCTCGACGCGAACACCGGCGACGTGCTCGGCATCCTGCAGTTCTTCAACGGCGTCGACGAGATCTTCGACGTGCAGGTGATCCCGAACGTGCGGCGTGCCGAAATCCTGAGCCCGCATCAATGGGCCGAGACGCCGTCGATCGTGACGATGCAGGGCGGCTTCTGGCAGACGCGTCCGCGCGAGGACGACGAACCCGCGAAGGCGGCGGAGCGTGCGCGATGA
- a CDS encoding DUF2341 domain-containing protein has translation MKRVLFFLLAVMLGVLPGIANAWWQNDWSYRKAITIDASPKGANLAESAGRVPLLIRLHSGNFQFDGLADNGADIRFVAADDKTPLNFHVEQYDPVLGVALIWVDVPKLPAGAAESIWMYYGNKKAPDGGKPAETFDPDYTLVYHFNGAAGAPPKDATAYGNHAQNASFRTIEDGIVGKGARFDGTGSLTLPASPSLNVPAGGSFTFSAWVKPSALAPNTLLYGRRDGANALLIGLDNGVPFAEVQGAAGNPAPVRTPAASPVAANQWTYVAVTADGKNLTVYANGKQVSQVAATLPALNGVTTIGADAPGAPAGFAAYAGALDELRLSKIARSPAAIAVDALAQGSESKLVAYGADEKQSGFGFGYFGVIVQSVTVDAWVVITILLGMALVSWIVMWTKARYVGTVDKANQYFVQRFREVAGRHLIGLAHVDEGSAEGRRLYQSSLYRLYKAGVHEIHSRVDGNGRTVITSESIEAIRASMDATLVRENQRLSKSMVLLTIAISGGPFLGLLGTVVGVMITFAAIAAAGDVNVNAIAPGIAAALLATVTGLFVAIPALFGYNYLLIRNKNVTANMQVFVDEFVTRLAEAHRAPDHAVLAD, from the coding sequence GTGAAGCGAGTCTTGTTTTTCCTGTTGGCGGTGATGCTCGGCGTGCTGCCCGGCATCGCGAACGCATGGTGGCAGAACGACTGGTCGTACCGAAAGGCGATCACGATCGACGCGAGCCCGAAGGGCGCGAACCTCGCGGAATCGGCCGGCCGCGTGCCGCTGCTGATTCGCCTGCATTCGGGCAACTTCCAGTTCGACGGGCTGGCCGACAACGGCGCCGACATCCGCTTCGTCGCGGCCGACGACAAGACGCCGCTGAACTTCCATGTCGAGCAATACGATCCGGTGCTCGGCGTCGCGCTGATCTGGGTCGACGTGCCGAAGCTGCCGGCCGGCGCCGCGGAGTCGATCTGGATGTACTACGGCAACAAGAAGGCGCCGGACGGCGGCAAGCCGGCCGAGACGTTCGACCCCGACTACACGCTCGTCTATCACTTCAACGGCGCGGCCGGCGCCCCGCCGAAGGACGCGACCGCGTACGGCAACCACGCGCAGAACGCGTCGTTCCGCACGATCGAGGACGGCATCGTCGGCAAGGGCGCGCGGTTCGACGGCACGGGGTCGCTGACGCTGCCGGCGAGCCCGTCGCTGAACGTGCCGGCCGGCGGCAGCTTCACGTTCAGCGCATGGGTCAAGCCGTCGGCGCTCGCGCCGAACACGCTGCTGTACGGTCGCCGCGACGGCGCGAACGCGCTGCTGATCGGCCTCGACAACGGCGTGCCGTTCGCGGAAGTCCAGGGCGCGGCCGGCAATCCGGCGCCGGTGCGCACGCCGGCCGCGTCGCCGGTCGCCGCGAACCAGTGGACGTATGTCGCGGTCACGGCCGACGGCAAGAACCTGACCGTCTACGCGAACGGCAAGCAGGTGTCGCAGGTCGCGGCAACGCTGCCCGCGCTGAACGGCGTGACGACGATCGGCGCGGATGCGCCCGGCGCACCGGCCGGCTTTGCCGCGTATGCGGGCGCGCTCGACGAACTGCGTCTGTCGAAGATCGCGCGTTCGCCGGCCGCGATCGCGGTCGACGCGCTCGCGCAAGGCTCGGAATCGAAGCTGGTCGCGTACGGCGCCGACGAGAAGCAGTCGGGCTTCGGCTTCGGCTACTTCGGCGTGATCGTGCAGTCGGTGACCGTCGACGCGTGGGTCGTGATCACGATCCTGCTCGGGATGGCGCTCGTGTCGTGGATCGTGATGTGGACGAAGGCACGCTACGTCGGCACCGTCGACAAGGCGAACCAGTATTTCGTGCAGCGTTTCCGCGAAGTGGCCGGGCGTCACCTGATCGGCCTCGCGCACGTCGACGAAGGCAGCGCGGAAGGACGGCGCCTGTACCAGTCGTCGCTGTACCGGCTGTACAAGGCCGGCGTGCATGAAATTCACAGCCGCGTGGACGGCAACGGCCGCACGGTGATCACGTCCGAATCGATCGAGGCGATCCGCGCGTCGATGGACGCGACGCTCGTGCGCGAGAACCAGCGGCTGTCGAAATCGATGGTACTGCTGACGATCGCGATCTCGGGCGGCCCGTTCCTCGGCCTGCTCGGCACGGTGGTCGGCGTGATGATCACGTTCGCGGCGATCGCGGCGGCCGGCGACGTGAACGTGAACGCGATCGCACCGGGTATCGCGGCCGCGCTGCTCGCCACCGTCACGGGCCTGTTCGTCGCGATTCCCGCGCTGTTCGGCTACAACTACCTGCTGATCCGCAACAAGAACGTGACCGCGAACATGCAGGTGTTCGTCGACGAATTCGTCACGCGCCTGGCCGAAGCGCATCGCGCGCCCGACCACGCGGTGCTGGCCGACTGA
- a CDS encoding ShlB/FhaC/HecB family hemolysin secretion/activation protein produces MPPRVDRKSRERWRLNGRCLAGAVLAGGLSVAPGVHAQDAAAPAAKAAPAAPQSFDVNAFVVRGNTTLPTLEIEKAVYPFEGPGRTLADVNAARDALQKAYQDRGYQSVVVELPQQQVKNGVILLQVTEAKVGRLRVDGAQYNSPQNIRDAVPALAEGKVPDFNQAQQQLTDLNRSADRQVIPVLKPGALPQTVDVDLKVDDHSPLHGSLELNNDNSPGTSTLRTTASLSYSNLWQLGHVISGTYVIAPQHPNDARVYAFSYLAPIKDSRWSFLATVVHSDSNVASVGNTNVLGKGTTYGFTAIYSLPATETYAHTVSIEIDRKHYDEDVSLPGQGGSTAPLTYVPVTLSYNGQLSLKNSQTSFSASLTTNIRGLGSDWGAWDNKRYNATPDFVYGKFDVNHTQRFANDMQANAHVSGQISNSPLVSSEQFAAGGMNSVRGYMQAEDTADSGVIASLELRSPSLSKWLGGAVGSRVNEWRFHAFFDAAHLWLLSPLPEQTSRFNLMSVGVGTRLQLMKYASADFEAGWPLKAGVYTRQYSPRFDFYVRLGF; encoded by the coding sequence ATGCCGCCGAGAGTAGACCGCAAGTCACGCGAACGATGGCGGCTGAATGGCCGATGCCTGGCCGGTGCCGTGCTGGCCGGAGGCTTGAGCGTCGCTCCGGGCGTTCATGCGCAGGACGCTGCCGCGCCGGCCGCGAAGGCGGCGCCCGCCGCGCCGCAGTCGTTCGACGTGAATGCCTTCGTGGTGCGCGGCAACACGACGTTGCCGACGCTCGAGATCGAGAAGGCCGTGTATCCGTTCGAAGGGCCGGGCCGCACGCTCGCCGACGTGAACGCGGCCCGCGATGCGTTGCAGAAGGCGTATCAGGATCGCGGCTACCAGTCGGTCGTCGTCGAGTTGCCGCAGCAGCAGGTGAAGAACGGCGTGATCCTGCTGCAGGTGACCGAGGCGAAGGTCGGGCGTCTGCGCGTGGACGGCGCGCAATACAACTCGCCGCAGAACATCCGCGACGCGGTGCCCGCGCTGGCCGAAGGCAAGGTGCCCGATTTCAATCAGGCCCAGCAGCAGCTCACCGACCTGAACCGCTCGGCGGACCGCCAGGTGATTCCGGTGCTGAAGCCGGGCGCGCTGCCGCAGACGGTCGACGTCGACCTGAAGGTCGACGATCACAGCCCGCTGCACGGCTCGCTCGAACTGAACAACGACAACAGCCCCGGCACGTCGACGCTGCGCACGACTGCGAGCCTCAGCTATTCGAATCTGTGGCAGCTCGGCCACGTGATTTCCGGCACCTACGTGATCGCGCCGCAGCATCCGAACGATGCGCGCGTCTACGCGTTCTCGTATCTCGCGCCGATCAAGGATTCGCGCTGGAGCTTTCTGGCGACGGTCGTGCATTCGGACAGCAACGTCGCGTCGGTCGGCAACACCAACGTGCTCGGCAAGGGCACTACCTACGGCTTCACCGCGATCTATTCGCTGCCGGCGACGGAGACCTACGCGCATACGGTCAGCATCGAGATCGACCGCAAGCACTACGACGAAGACGTGTCGCTGCCGGGCCAGGGCGGCTCGACGGCGCCGCTCACTTACGTGCCGGTGACGCTGTCGTACAACGGCCAGCTGAGCCTGAAGAACTCGCAGACGTCGTTCTCCGCGTCGCTGACGACGAACATCCGCGGCCTCGGCAGCGACTGGGGCGCGTGGGACAACAAGCGCTACAACGCGACGCCAGATTTCGTGTACGGCAAGTTCGACGTGAATCACACGCAGCGCTTCGCGAACGACATGCAGGCCAATGCGCACGTGAGCGGGCAGATCTCGAACTCGCCGCTCGTGTCGAGCGAGCAGTTCGCCGCCGGCGGGATGAACAGCGTGCGCGGCTACATGCAGGCGGAAGACACGGCCGACAGCGGCGTGATCGCGTCGCTGGAGTTGCGCAGCCCGTCGCTGTCGAAGTGGCTCGGCGGCGCGGTCGGCAGCCGGGTGAACGAATGGCGCTTCCATGCGTTCTTCGACGCGGCGCACCTGTGGCTGCTGAGCCCGCTGCCGGAGCAGACGTCGCGCTTCAACCTGATGAGCGTCGGCGTCGGCACGCGGCTGCAGCTCATGAAATACGCGAGCGCGGATTTCGAGGCCGGCTGGCCGTTGAAGGCCGGCGTCTACACGCGGCAGTACAGCCCGCGGTTCGATTTCTACGTAAGGCTGGGTTTCTGA
- the cysC gene encoding adenylyl-sulfate kinase: MKIDRCGFPDVVSSLSVDVPRDERRVSPRRAGGVLWLTGLSGAGKTTLADAVAARLRERRMHPVVLDGDRLRTGLNRDLGFTVQDRFENVRRIAEVAALTSESGALAIVAVISPLAAMRDAARAIVGPAFREVYVSTPLACCEARDPKGLYAKARCGALPEFTGVSAPYEPPVKADLTLDTGRASLATCVDTLLQFAVTQFGCQADAQAAPTHRG, from the coding sequence ATGAAGATCGATCGTTGCGGGTTTCCCGACGTCGTTTCGTCCTTATCGGTAGACGTGCCCCGCGACGAGCGGCGCGTGTCGCCACGGCGGGCCGGCGGAGTGTTGTGGCTCACCGGCTTGTCGGGGGCGGGCAAGACGACGCTGGCCGATGCGGTAGCGGCGCGACTGCGCGAACGACGCATGCATCCGGTGGTGCTCGACGGCGACCGGCTGCGTACGGGGCTGAATCGGGATCTCGGTTTTACGGTGCAGGACCGTTTCGAAAACGTGCGGCGCATCGCGGAAGTCGCGGCACTGACGAGCGAATCCGGCGCGCTGGCGATCGTCGCGGTCATTTCGCCGCTCGCGGCGATGCGCGATGCGGCGAGAGCGATCGTCGGGCCGGCGTTCCGTGAGGTGTATGTGAGCACGCCGCTGGCGTGCTGCGAGGCGCGGGATCCGAAAGGGCTGTATGCGAAGGCGCGGTGCGGCGCACTGCCGGAATTCACCGGTGTGTCGGCGCCGTACGAACCGCCGGTGAAAGCCGATCTCACGCTCGATACCGGCCGCGCATCGCTCGCGACGTGCGTCGATACGCTGTTGCAATTCGCCGTGACGCAGTTCGGTTGTCAAGCGGATGCGCAGGCGGCGCCGACGCATCGCGGCTAA
- a CDS encoding putative porin, with protein MTRKMNGRGGVPCNGAPPARLSRVGAAVLTLGLTCASVAQAQSLEAQAASGKAAPTESVVINLINLLVKRGVLTQQNANELISEARTEAVQARAARGSGAPVVAGGVVNPPTQPGDVAVPYVPQLVRDQIRDQVKQEVIAQAKAENWAQPNTFPDWVSRIKLDGDLRVRDEYHFYGSRNANNVTNFAAINQGNGFDINPNTNTTQLPTQNTTQNRNNLLRYRARLGVTATLSDEMTAGIQLASGNDNGPVSTTATAGGGFAKKNIWLNKAFFAYKPTPWLNLTAGRFDNPFFKSDLVFSDDLMMDGLAANLRHALPWNPDVTLFGTLGVFPIQYTGENFPSNSTDKAGSDTKWMFGAQFGADWKIDAKNRLRGAVAYYDFQNMRGTLSSPCALYLGATNCSTDNEAPAFMQGGNTLIALRNIVQNPNLAPGMTPQPQLFGLAYNYRLLDLKAQWDTVVADRFKLRLDGEYVRNLAYNDNKAFAAASLPVNNYEATSVNATRADYRSGPNGFLAKATVGEPEPREKGQWNFSIAYKYLQPDAVLDAFNDPDFHLGGTNARGYVIGAAYAVARDTWVSARYLSSKEVYGPPVSIDVLQIELNARF; from the coding sequence ATGACTCGGAAGATGAACGGACGGGGCGGGGTGCCCTGCAACGGCGCGCCGCCCGCGCGCCTGTCGCGCGTCGGCGCGGCGGTGCTGACGCTGGGGCTGACGTGCGCGTCCGTCGCACAGGCGCAATCGCTCGAGGCGCAGGCGGCATCGGGGAAGGCCGCGCCGACGGAAAGCGTGGTGATCAACCTGATCAACCTGCTCGTCAAGCGCGGCGTGCTCACGCAGCAGAATGCGAACGAGCTGATCAGCGAGGCGCGCACCGAGGCCGTGCAGGCGCGGGCCGCGCGCGGGTCGGGCGCACCGGTCGTCGCGGGCGGCGTGGTCAATCCGCCGACGCAGCCGGGCGACGTCGCGGTGCCTTACGTGCCGCAACTTGTGCGCGACCAGATCCGCGACCAGGTGAAGCAGGAAGTGATCGCACAGGCGAAGGCCGAGAACTGGGCGCAGCCGAACACGTTCCCCGACTGGGTGTCGCGCATCAAGCTCGACGGCGACCTGCGCGTGCGCGACGAGTATCACTTCTACGGCAGCCGCAACGCGAACAACGTCACGAACTTCGCGGCGATCAACCAGGGCAACGGGTTCGACATCAACCCGAACACCAACACGACGCAGTTGCCGACGCAGAACACCACGCAGAACCGCAACAACCTGCTGCGCTACCGTGCGCGGCTCGGCGTGACCGCGACGCTGTCCGACGAAATGACGGCCGGCATCCAGCTCGCGAGCGGCAACGACAACGGGCCGGTGTCGACCACGGCCACCGCCGGCGGCGGCTTCGCGAAGAAGAACATCTGGCTGAACAAGGCGTTCTTCGCGTACAAGCCGACGCCGTGGCTGAACCTGACGGCCGGCCGCTTCGACAATCCGTTCTTCAAGTCGGACCTCGTGTTCTCCGACGACCTGATGATGGACGGGCTCGCGGCGAACCTGCGCCATGCGCTGCCGTGGAATCCGGACGTCACGCTGTTCGGCACGCTCGGCGTGTTCCCGATCCAGTACACGGGCGAGAACTTCCCGTCGAACAGCACCGACAAGGCCGGCAGCGACACGAAGTGGATGTTCGGCGCGCAGTTCGGCGCCGACTGGAAGATCGACGCGAAGAACCGGCTGCGCGGTGCGGTCGCGTACTACGACTTCCAGAACATGCGCGGCACGCTGTCGTCGCCGTGCGCGCTGTATCTCGGCGCGACCAACTGCAGCACCGACAACGAGGCGCCCGCGTTCATGCAGGGCGGCAACACGCTGATCGCGCTGCGCAACATCGTGCAGAACCCGAACCTCGCGCCGGGGATGACACCGCAGCCGCAGCTCTTCGGGCTCGCATACAACTACCGGTTGCTCGACCTGAAGGCGCAGTGGGATACCGTCGTGGCCGACCGCTTCAAGCTGCGCCTGGACGGCGAATACGTGCGCAACCTCGCGTACAACGACAACAAGGCGTTCGCGGCGGCGTCGTTGCCGGTCAACAACTACGAAGCGACGTCGGTGAACGCGACGCGGGCCGACTATCGCAGCGGCCCGAACGGCTTCCTCGCGAAGGCGACGGTCGGCGAGCCGGAGCCGCGCGAGAAGGGCCAGTGGAATTTCTCGATCGCGTACAAGTACCTGCAGCCGGACGCCGTGCTCGACGCGTTCAACGATCCCGATTTCCATCTCGGCGGCACCAACGCACGCGGCTACGTGATCGGCGCAGCCTATGCGGTCGCGCGCGACACGTGGGTGTCGGCCCGCTACCTGAGCTCGAAGGAAGTGTACGGGCCGCCGGTGTCGATCGACGTGCTGCAGATCGAGCTCAATGCTCGCTTCTGA